One Methylomonas sp. LL1 DNA window includes the following coding sequences:
- a CDS encoding NAD(P)/FAD-dependent oxidoreductase, giving the protein MARIVVLGAGIGGVPMAYEMKEIVGKEHEVVVISDSPTFHFVPSNPWVPPKWRKPEDLKIELAPVMAKKGINFIQKAATKVDPANNKVDLADGSSVDYDYLVIATGPRLAFDEVPGMGPHGGYTSSVCHVDHAAVAAQDWDKFMQEPGPIVIGAVQGASCFGPAYEYLMILETELRKRKIRDRVPMTFVTSEPYIGHLGLGGVGDTKGLLESALRDKTIKWITNAKVDRIEQGMMYVTEVDDDGNEKKKHEVPFKHSMMLPAFTGVDAVRHCGAEGLTNPRGFVIVDQHQRNPTYKNIYSVGVCVALPPVEKTPVPTGTPKTGYMIESMVTATAHNIRDELAGKQPSDIPSLSALCLADLGDTGVAFLAVPQIPPRNTTWANHGKWVHLAKIGFEKYFMRKVRKGISEPFYERMMLKLMGVVRLK; this is encoded by the coding sequence ATGGCTAGAATCGTTGTATTGGGTGCGGGTATCGGTGGTGTGCCGATGGCTTACGAAATGAAAGAAATTGTCGGTAAAGAGCATGAGGTGGTAGTAATTTCCGATTCGCCCACTTTTCATTTCGTGCCGTCTAACCCCTGGGTGCCGCCCAAATGGCGTAAACCCGAGGATTTGAAAATCGAGCTGGCGCCGGTAATGGCGAAAAAAGGCATCAACTTTATCCAAAAAGCCGCCACCAAGGTTGATCCGGCCAATAATAAGGTCGATTTGGCCGATGGTTCCTCAGTTGATTACGACTATTTGGTGATTGCCACCGGTCCACGCCTAGCCTTTGACGAAGTGCCGGGCATGGGGCCGCATGGCGGTTATACCTCGTCCGTCTGTCATGTTGATCATGCCGCGGTTGCCGCGCAGGATTGGGACAAGTTCATGCAAGAGCCAGGTCCGATCGTCATTGGAGCGGTGCAGGGCGCGTCCTGTTTCGGTCCTGCTTACGAATATCTGATGATTCTGGAAACCGAACTGCGTAAACGCAAAATCCGTGACCGAGTACCGATGACGTTCGTTACCTCGGAACCTTATATCGGCCATCTGGGCTTGGGCGGTGTCGGCGATACCAAGGGGTTGCTGGAAAGCGCGCTACGCGACAAAACCATCAAATGGATTACCAATGCCAAGGTCGACCGCATTGAGCAGGGCATGATGTACGTCACCGAAGTCGACGACGACGGCAACGAAAAGAAAAAGCACGAAGTGCCTTTTAAACATTCCATGATGCTGCCCGCATTCACCGGTGTCGATGCCGTGCGTCACTGCGGCGCGGAAGGATTGACCAACCCTCGCGGGTTTGTGATTGTCGACCAGCATCAGCGTAATCCGACTTATAAAAACATTTACTCGGTCGGCGTATGCGTAGCCTTGCCGCCGGTGGAAAAAACCCCGGTGCCGACAGGTACGCCGAAAACCGGTTACATGATCGAATCCATGGTGACGGCCACCGCGCACAATATTCGCGACGAACTGGCGGGCAAGCAGCCGTCGGATATTCCTAGCCTAAGTGCATTATGTCTGGCCGATCTGGGCGACACTGGGGTAGCGTTTTTGGCGGTGCCGCAGATTCCGCCGCGCAACACGACTTGGGCCAACCATGGCAAATGGGTGCATCTGGCCAAAATCGGCTTTGAAAAATACTTCATGCGCAAAGTCAGAAAAGGCATCAGCGAGCCGTTTTACGAACGCATGATGCTGAAACTGATGGGCGTGGTGCGTTTGAAATAG
- a CDS encoding TonB-dependent receptor plug domain-containing protein — protein MQNRLKLQLRRTLLLSCIGNYAYAQPSMDDLMELSPAELGDISVSIASGTAKALSHSAAVTSVITAEQISTMGATELHEILETVPGIHVTIQPVTNDYTYTMRGMRNDTNAEVLLMMNGTRFSVPQQGTHMAGMIIPVENIQRVEVIRGPGSALYGADAFAGVINIVTKKAADLDGVTVGARGGNADSKSAWGQYGGQWQGWSVATSLQYSHNGVDPDRIIYSDAQTQLDSLLHTQASLAPGPMQTQNERWNGHLNLQRKHWDLSFWAFNEADTGFRAGSSGALDNRGKLNGSNYLADVRYSSEDSIDDWELQVHASLLHTDVLANVYSLPAGSVVPMGADGNLSSTTPVGLVAFPDGMHFISGRKNTVPSFEFTSIYNGFSDHLLRMVAGFRYEELNTHEDRNFGSGIINASTLRSPPAINTAGGLENVTGTPLAFLGDHHRDIWSMAVQDEWQIAADWQLTTGLRYDHYSDFGNTLNPRAALVWDINPELTGKILYGRAYRAPSFLEQYQQNSPQFTGTPSLHPETIETTELAFDYRPTKTLRTSLNLFYYKIEDLIGGEFVTQGAPLTQTNTPGQHAYGSEFEWDWKFHPDWSLRGNYAWQYARQEASLRRVSNVPEHHVYNALAWNFTPKWQIQTQINWLGHRLSSSDDRRILEDYETVDLTINAKRLMGYLDLTASVRNLFDSNGKEPAVSSYPDNLPIAGQSFYFEAQVHF, from the coding sequence ATGCAAAATCGTCTAAAGTTACAATTAAGACGTACCCTGTTGCTAAGTTGTATTGGAAATTATGCTTATGCGCAACCCAGCATGGACGATTTGATGGAGTTATCACCGGCGGAACTCGGCGATATTTCCGTCAGCATAGCCTCCGGCACCGCCAAAGCCCTATCGCACTCCGCAGCAGTCACCAGCGTCATCACGGCGGAACAAATCAGCACGATGGGCGCCACCGAACTGCATGAAATTCTGGAAACCGTACCCGGCATCCACGTCACCATCCAACCTGTCACCAACGATTACACCTATACCATGCGCGGCATGCGCAACGATACCAATGCCGAGGTGTTGTTAATGATGAACGGCACCCGCTTTTCGGTACCTCAGCAAGGTACCCATATGGCAGGCATGATCATCCCGGTCGAAAACATTCAGCGAGTTGAAGTCATCAGAGGGCCGGGTTCGGCGCTTTACGGCGCCGACGCCTTTGCCGGCGTGATTAACATCGTCACCAAAAAGGCCGCCGACCTGGATGGTGTCACTGTCGGCGCCCGAGGCGGCAATGCCGACAGCAAAAGCGCTTGGGGACAATATGGCGGGCAATGGCAAGGTTGGAGCGTGGCCACCAGCCTGCAATACAGCCATAATGGCGTCGACCCGGATCGTATCATTTATTCCGATGCCCAAACGCAACTGGATAGCCTATTACACACCCAAGCCTCCCTTGCTCCCGGTCCGATGCAAACCCAAAACGAGCGCTGGAATGGGCATCTGAATTTACAGCGCAAGCATTGGGATTTGAGTTTCTGGGCTTTCAACGAAGCCGATACCGGTTTTCGGGCCGGATCCAGCGGCGCGCTGGATAACCGCGGCAAGCTCAACGGCAGCAACTATCTAGCTGATGTGCGCTATTCCAGCGAGGATAGCATTGATGATTGGGAACTTCAGGTCCATGCCAGTTTGCTGCATACCGACGTATTAGCGAATGTCTATAGCCTTCCAGCCGGCTCTGTAGTGCCCATGGGCGCTGACGGTAATTTGAGTAGCACAACCCCGGTCGGCTTGGTTGCCTTCCCGGATGGCATGCATTTCATCTCCGGTAGAAAGAATACCGTACCCAGCTTCGAGTTCACCAGCATTTATAACGGCTTCAGCGATCACCTATTACGCATGGTTGCCGGATTTCGCTACGAAGAATTGAATACTCATGAAGACCGCAATTTTGGCAGCGGTATTATCAACGCTTCCACTTTACGATCACCTCCCGCTATCAACACGGCCGGTGGCTTGGAAAATGTTACCGGTACTCCCCTAGCTTTTCTCGGCGATCATCATCGGGACATCTGGTCCATGGCCGTACAAGACGAATGGCAAATCGCAGCGGACTGGCAGTTGACCACGGGCCTGCGCTACGACCATTACTCGGATTTTGGCAATACCTTAAATCCGAGAGCAGCTCTGGTTTGGGACATCAATCCTGAATTAACCGGCAAAATATTGTACGGCCGAGCCTATCGGGCTCCCAGTTTTCTGGAGCAATACCAACAAAACAGCCCTCAATTCACGGGCACCCCCTCACTTCATCCGGAAACCATTGAAACAACCGAACTAGCTTTCGATTACCGCCCTACCAAGACGCTTAGAACCAGTCTAAATCTGTTTTATTACAAAATAGAAGATCTAATCGGCGGTGAATTTGTCACCCAAGGAGCACCTTTAACCCAAACCAATACACCGGGCCAACACGCTTACGGCAGTGAATTTGAATGGGATTGGAAATTTCATCCGGATTGGAGTTTGCGCGGCAATTATGCTTGGCAATATGCTCGCCAGGAAGCCAGTTTACGCCGGGTCAGCAACGTACCTGAGCATCATGTTTATAACGCTCTAGCCTGGAATTTCACACCGAAATGGCAAATTCAAACCCAAATTAACTGGTTGGGACACCGTCTTAGCAGTTCGGATGACAGACGGATTTTGGAAGATTACGAAACCGTCGACCTGACCATAAATGCCAAACGTCTGATGGGGTATTTAGATTTAACCGCCTCGGTTCGTAACCTGTTCGATAGTAACGGCAAGGAACCGGCAGTCAGTAGTTACCCCGATAACCTGCCCATTGCCGGTCAAAGCTTTTATTTCGAGGCCCAAGTGCATTTTTAG
- a CDS encoding EAL domain-containing protein produces MSNLFSRFSIKSKLLSIALASSFFSMLLALLILVIINITEVKRKAQDDFLAAATLIANRSVAAVMFDDHGLAKENLTSLANLPDLLNACVYDKQGLLFTSLDHIDAPCPPSSSGMRTHTDKLTIYVFEAMLMDKEPIGSVLIISDLSSALMRQVKFVGVVLIVLFIALFAAFLVTIPLLNRVAKPIAFLAKTAEKISRNHDYSIRAHKCSDDEIGILVDAFNGMLETVEAKNKTLVALKNNYQTLYDNNPTMVFDLSLQGQILSVNQFGARQIGLSVNQLQHTSIFNFTHPEDLANSRTFFQLCQKYPQQVHKQERRFICNNGHIIWVRETARLVDIGNDHQHVLLVGEDITETRRLADKVAYQASHDELTGLTNRRHFDTHVQDLVSQAHSDNSSHVMCYLDLDQFKVVNDTCGHLAGDELLRQLGELLKQQVRKTDILARLGGDEFGILMAHCSLEQALLTGDKLRNAICDFQFAWENRSFSISVSIGIAPINRSSGNAVDILKEADAACYAAKEKGRNRVHVFSSNDDELAERQGEMQWVEKIRVGIDENRFKLYGQLIVPIAEREEGLHFETLLRYQDEQGKIIPPGAFLPSAERYNMAPALDRWVISNLFEYLGTTPGFIERLELCSVNLSGLSLSDETMLDFIGEQFRKWQIPTYKVCFEITETAAISNLSYAKHFIDTLRKKGCLFSLDDFGSGLSSFAYLKNLPVDFLKIDGLFVKDILEDKIDWTMVKAINEVGHVMHKKTIAEFVENKNIFELLKTLGVDYAQGYGIAKPVPLREL; encoded by the coding sequence ATGAGTAATCTATTCTCGCGTTTTTCCATCAAATCCAAACTACTTTCGATTGCGCTCGCCTCCAGTTTCTTCTCGATGCTACTGGCTTTACTAATATTGGTCATCATCAATATCACCGAGGTTAAACGTAAGGCACAAGATGACTTTTTGGCCGCGGCTACTCTGATTGCCAACCGAAGCGTTGCCGCGGTGATGTTTGACGACCATGGATTGGCCAAGGAAAACCTGACATCGCTGGCTAATCTGCCCGATTTATTAAACGCCTGTGTTTATGATAAACAAGGACTGTTGTTTACGAGCCTGGACCATATCGACGCACCGTGTCCGCCATCCTCGTCCGGAATGCGGACGCATACCGACAAACTAACTATCTACGTTTTTGAAGCGATGCTGATGGACAAGGAGCCGATCGGTAGCGTCTTGATCATCTCCGATTTGAGTTCGGCGCTGATGCGCCAAGTAAAATTTGTAGGCGTGGTATTAATCGTGCTGTTTATCGCTTTATTTGCGGCTTTTCTGGTGACCATACCGCTACTTAACCGCGTAGCCAAGCCCATCGCCTTCCTGGCTAAAACCGCTGAGAAAATCAGCCGAAACCACGATTATTCGATACGCGCGCATAAATGCAGCGACGACGAAATCGGTATTTTGGTGGACGCCTTCAACGGCATGTTGGAAACAGTCGAGGCTAAAAACAAAACCCTGGTCGCCCTGAAGAACAATTACCAAACACTGTATGACAATAACCCAACCATGGTGTTCGATCTAAGCCTGCAAGGGCAAATCCTGTCGGTCAACCAGTTTGGTGCCAGACAGATCGGTTTGAGCGTCAACCAATTGCAGCACACCTCCATCTTCAACTTTACCCACCCTGAAGACTTAGCCAATAGCCGGACGTTTTTCCAACTATGCCAAAAATATCCGCAGCAGGTCCATAAACAGGAAAGACGCTTCATTTGCAATAATGGCCATATTATCTGGGTACGAGAAACCGCAAGACTGGTGGATATCGGAAATGACCATCAGCACGTTTTACTGGTGGGTGAAGACATCACCGAAACCCGGCGCCTGGCCGACAAAGTTGCTTACCAAGCCAGCCATGACGAACTCACCGGTTTGACCAACCGCCGCCATTTTGATACTCATGTTCAAGATCTAGTCTCGCAAGCACATTCCGATAATAGCTCGCATGTCATGTGTTATCTGGATTTGGACCAATTCAAGGTAGTCAACGACACCTGCGGCCACCTAGCGGGCGATGAATTGCTCAGGCAACTGGGCGAATTATTAAAACAACAGGTGCGAAAAACCGACATATTGGCTCGCTTGGGCGGCGATGAATTTGGGATTTTGATGGCGCATTGTTCCCTGGAGCAAGCCTTGCTGACCGGCGACAAACTTCGTAACGCGATTTGTGATTTTCAATTTGCCTGGGAGAATCGCAGCTTCAGCATCAGTGTCAGCATCGGCATAGCCCCCATCAATCGCAGCAGCGGCAATGCCGTCGACATTTTGAAAGAAGCCGACGCAGCGTGTTATGCGGCCAAGGAAAAAGGCCGCAATCGGGTACATGTCTTCAGCAGCAACGATGACGAGTTGGCCGAACGGCAAGGCGAGATGCAATGGGTGGAAAAAATCCGGGTCGGCATTGATGAAAATCGTTTTAAACTGTACGGGCAATTAATTGTGCCTATCGCCGAAAGGGAAGAAGGCTTGCATTTTGAAACCTTGCTACGCTATCAAGACGAACAGGGAAAGATTATTCCGCCCGGTGCGTTTTTGCCCTCCGCCGAACGTTACAATATGGCGCCGGCCCTGGATCGCTGGGTCATCAGCAACCTGTTCGAATATCTAGGCACCACCCCCGGATTTATCGAACGCCTGGAGCTATGTTCCGTCAATCTATCCGGCTTATCGTTGTCCGATGAAACCATGCTGGATTTCATCGGCGAGCAATTTCGCAAATGGCAGATACCCACCTACAAAGTCTGCTTCGAAATCACCGAAACCGCGGCAATCAGCAATCTGTCATATGCCAAGCATTTCATCGACACCCTACGCAAAAAAGGCTGCCTGTTCTCGCTGGATGATTTTGGCAGCGGTTTGTCATCATTCGCTTACTTGAAAAACCTGCCCGTGGATTTTCTGAAGATCGACGGCTTATTCGTCAAGGATATTCTGGAAGATAAGATTGACTGGACCATGGTCAAAGCCATTAACGAAGTCGGCCATGTAATGCACAAAAAAACCATAGCCGAATTCGTCGAAAACAAAAATATCTTCGAATTATTGAAAACACTAGGCGTCGATTACGCCCAAGGCTATGGAATAGCCAAACCCGTACCATTGCGAGAACTGTGA
- the msrB gene encoding peptide-methionine (R)-S-oxide reductase MsrB, with protein sequence MNDQSDNEQAWREKLTPEQFHVCREKGTEPPFTGKYTDCNIEGIYHCVCCGQALFASDHKFHSGCGWPSFWEPLNESSLDEHEDTSHGMQRTEVTCSHCGAHLGHVFPDGPQPTGLRYCINSVALDLKKPA encoded by the coding sequence ATGAACGACCAATCCGACAACGAACAAGCCTGGCGGGAAAAACTGACACCTGAACAATTTCATGTCTGTCGCGAAAAAGGCACCGAACCGCCCTTTACCGGCAAATATACCGATTGCAACATTGAGGGCATTTACCATTGCGTCTGTTGCGGCCAGGCCTTATTTGCCTCGGACCATAAATTCCACTCCGGCTGCGGCTGGCCCAGCTTTTGGGAACCCTTGAACGAAAGCAGCCTGGATGAACACGAAGATACCAGTCACGGCATGCAACGCACCGAAGTGACTTGTAGCCATTGCGGCGCCCATTTAGGCCATGTCTTCCCCGATGGCCCGCAACCGACCGGCCTGCGTTATTGCATCAATTCCGTGGCTCTGGACCTGAAGAAACCAGCATGA
- a CDS encoding UDP-2,3-diacylglucosamine diphosphatase, giving the protein MKQDTLFISDLHISLEKTEITRRFLDFLQNRARRAQALYILGDLFDAWIGDDDNTPPNKTIKQALKQLSDSGTQVFLLQGNRDFLIGQRFADETGITLLDEYAVVELNHHRVLLTHGDLLCTDDLPYQAFRLKAHSPEWQENVLSKPLWLRLLAARWYRLRSYWHKRKKTQDIMDVNPRTVIETMQKYQCRTLIHGHTHRPAMHDLTVDGAAAQRIVLGDWKKDSAECLCWDERTFRRETI; this is encoded by the coding sequence TTGAAACAAGACACACTCTTTATCTCCGACCTGCATATCTCGCTGGAAAAAACCGAGATCACCCGGCGATTCCTGGATTTCCTACAAAACCGCGCCCGGCGGGCTCAAGCGCTGTATATTCTCGGTGACTTATTCGATGCCTGGATAGGCGACGATGACAATACTCCGCCCAACAAAACCATCAAGCAGGCGCTTAAACAATTATCCGACAGCGGCACCCAAGTTTTTTTGCTGCAAGGCAATCGGGATTTTTTAATCGGCCAACGATTTGCCGACGAAACCGGCATTACTTTGCTAGACGAGTACGCCGTGGTCGAACTCAATCACCATCGCGTCCTGCTGACCCACGGCGACCTGCTGTGCACAGACGACCTTCCCTATCAAGCCTTTCGACTAAAAGCGCACAGCCCGGAATGGCAGGAAAACGTGTTATCCAAACCGTTATGGCTGCGGTTGCTGGCGGCGCGCTGGTATCGTTTGCGAAGCTATTGGCATAAACGCAAAAAGACGCAAGACATCATGGATGTGAATCCGCGAACAGTCATCGAAACGATGCAAAAATATCAATGCCGCACATTGATCCACGGACATACCCATAGACCGGCCATGCATGATCTAACGGTTGATGGCGCCGCCGCGCAACGCATCGTGCTGGGGGATTGGAAAAAAGACAGCGCGGAATGCCTGTGCTGGGATGAGCGGACTTTTCGGCGGGAAACAATTTAA
- a CDS encoding peptidylprolyl isomerase encodes MRNPLVYLMLFLFSTLSFATEKQMSDTQTKVKMTTSLGTFVIQLDNAKAPVSAANFAEYVKSGFYNGTIFHRVIPGFMAQGGGFDTSFAQKETKAPIKNEADNGLKNKRGTLAMARTNDPNSATAQFFINYKDNSFLDHTSPTPSGWGYAVFGEVIEGMEVVDEMAKQPTGNRGGHQDVPKTDIVIEKAEIIE; translated from the coding sequence ATGCGTAACCCACTTGTTTACCTGATGCTGTTTTTGTTTTCAACCCTTTCATTTGCAACGGAAAAACAAATGTCCGACACCCAAACCAAAGTAAAAATGACCACTTCCTTGGGCACTTTCGTGATCCAGCTGGATAATGCCAAAGCCCCGGTTTCCGCCGCCAATTTTGCCGAATATGTCAAAAGCGGCTTTTATAACGGCACCATCTTTCACCGGGTGATTCCGGGCTTTATGGCGCAAGGCGGCGGTTTCGACACCAGCTTTGCGCAAAAAGAAACTAAGGCGCCGATCAAAAACGAAGCCGACAATGGCCTGAAAAACAAACGCGGCACACTAGCCATGGCCCGCACCAATGATCCGAATTCGGCCACCGCTCAGTTTTTCATCAACTACAAGGACAACTCGTTTCTGGATCACACCAGTCCGACCCCCAGCGGCTGGGGTTATGCCGTTTTCGGCGAAGTCATCGAAGGCATGGAAGTTGTCGACGAAATGGCCAAACAACCCACCGGCAATCGCGGCGGCCATCAGGATGTGCCTAAAACCGACATCGTGATCGAAAAAGCCGAAATCATCGAGTAA
- a CDS encoding YgaP family membrane protein, which translates to MSIDRMVMAFAGSFILLSLALAHWHSPNWLWFTAFVGANLLQASFTGFCPLAIILKKLGVKPGCAF; encoded by the coding sequence ATGTCTATCGATCGCATGGTCATGGCGTTTGCCGGATCTTTTATTTTGCTCAGCTTGGCATTGGCGCATTGGCACTCACCAAATTGGCTGTGGTTTACCGCTTTTGTCGGGGCTAATTTGTTACAGGCGTCTTTTACCGGCTTTTGTCCGCTGGCTATCATCCTGAAAAAATTAGGGGTAAAACCCGGTTGTGCGTTTTAA
- a CDS encoding YfiR family protein, giving the protein MAYGDESLEYKIKAAYLYNFTKFITWPENHATTFNICIVGGDPFRKLLDNLESKTAFDKPIRVFRYAHIKQAKDCHIAYFDKIEDVTSISAPNSLIVGALPSTLTVGSQPFFAESGGMIGFVLEQEKIKLHINLKALKLSGLEISAKLIEVSTLVKEDEHE; this is encoded by the coding sequence GTGGCGTATGGCGATGAAAGCCTTGAGTACAAAATCAAGGCCGCCTATCTTTACAATTTCACCAAATTCATCACCTGGCCGGAAAACCATGCCACGACTTTCAATATTTGCATTGTTGGAGGTGACCCGTTTCGAAAGTTGCTCGATAACCTGGAAAGCAAAACGGCGTTCGATAAGCCGATCCGGGTATTTCGTTATGCCCACATAAAACAGGCGAAAGATTGCCACATTGCCTATTTTGACAAAATCGAGGATGTCACCAGCATTTCGGCACCGAATTCATTAATCGTAGGCGCTTTGCCCAGCACCTTGACGGTCGGTAGCCAGCCTTTTTTTGCCGAATCCGGTGGGATGATCGGTTTTGTCCTTGAACAGGAAAAAATAAAATTACATATTAATCTCAAGGCTTTAAAACTATCCGGTCTCGAGATTAGCGCTAAATTGATCGAAGTCTCGACCTTAGTCAAAGAGGATGAACATGAGTAA
- a CDS encoding response regulator transcription factor: MKILVIDDTGQIATILVAIEAEVVCITDEIRALNVAQQQQPELILLDYGLLGGQTPDYIRLLLAATARSNLVVIGEEMSEEQIFRCLLAGAKGYQEGRQLSDYIGRLIPAVTQGEAWLSRRMVAHLLDAIRQQLNRQAITA, encoded by the coding sequence ATGAAAATTCTTGTAATAGATGACACCGGACAAATAGCGACAATTTTAGTGGCTATCGAAGCTGAGGTGGTTTGTATTACCGATGAAATCCGAGCCTTGAATGTTGCTCAGCAACAACAACCGGAATTGATTTTACTGGACTATGGTCTGCTAGGAGGACAAACGCCTGACTATATCCGTTTGCTACTTGCCGCAACGGCTAGGTCAAATCTGGTGGTTATTGGCGAGGAAATGAGTGAGGAGCAGATTTTTCGCTGTTTATTGGCGGGCGCCAAGGGTTATCAGGAAGGGCGGCAATTATCGGACTATATCGGTAGGTTGATACCCGCGGTGACTCAAGGAGAAGCATGGCTGAGCAGAAGAATGGTGGCTCACTTGCTGGATGCGATCAGGCAACAGCTTAACAGACAAGCTATCACCGCCTAA
- a CDS encoding M18 family aminopeptidase, translating to MNARQQVQDCLDFIDASPSPWHVIASLEQRLRDFGFQRLHETEHWSLSAGGRYYVVRDDSSIVMFVAGHKDLAQTGFKILGAHTDSPGLRLKPNPVLNSEQLLRLGVEVYGGPILATFSDRDLSLAGRIAYRTDDGTIASRLLRFEQPLLRLPNLAIHMNRSVNEDGLKLNKQTELPLLFANATQQQLASDRFIELLTQVAGLAVEQILSWEFNIYDTQKGVFWGDNQAFYADSQLDNLASCHAGLTALLNESALNSGNTLVCAFFDHEEIGSESCKGAAGSFLPDVLERVALALDLDKQGYHRALANSLMISADMAHAYQPNFPNAYEPGHKIIVNRGPVIKINANHRYASTCLSEAAFMQICRQAEVPFQKYAHRGDLPCGSTIGPIASAKLGMATVDVGNPMWAMHSARESAGVQDHTYMIKVLNYFFSSI from the coding sequence ATGAATGCTCGGCAACAAGTACAAGATTGTCTGGATTTTATCGATGCCAGCCCCAGCCCCTGGCATGTAATTGCTAGCCTGGAACAACGTTTACGGGATTTCGGCTTTCAGCGTCTGCACGAAACAGAGCACTGGTCGTTGAGCGCTGGCGGGCGTTATTATGTGGTACGCGACGATTCTTCCATCGTCATGTTCGTGGCTGGACACAAAGACTTGGCTCAAACCGGCTTTAAAATACTCGGTGCCCACACCGATTCGCCCGGTTTACGCCTAAAACCCAATCCGGTGCTAAATAGCGAACAACTACTTCGTCTCGGTGTGGAAGTCTACGGCGGCCCGATCCTGGCGACATTTAGCGACCGCGACTTAAGCCTGGCGGGCCGGATTGCCTATCGAACCGACGACGGTACTATCGCCAGCCGCCTGTTGCGCTTCGAGCAGCCGCTATTAAGGCTGCCTAACCTTGCCATACACATGAACCGGTCGGTCAACGAAGATGGCTTAAAACTGAACAAACAAACCGAGCTGCCGTTACTGTTCGCCAATGCAACCCAACAGCAACTGGCATCCGATCGATTTATCGAACTGCTGACTCAAGTGGCCGGGCTGGCCGTCGAACAGATTCTGAGCTGGGAATTCAACATCTACGACACCCAAAAAGGCGTATTTTGGGGTGACAATCAGGCTTTTTATGCCGACAGCCAACTGGACAATCTGGCCTCCTGCCATGCCGGGCTGACTGCCTTATTAAACGAATCCGCCCTCAACAGCGGCAATACATTGGTCTGCGCGTTTTTCGATCATGAAGAAATCGGCAGCGAGAGTTGCAAGGGCGCGGCCGGCAGCTTTTTACCGGATGTACTGGAGCGTGTCGCGCTTGCACTGGATTTGGATAAACAGGGTTATCACCGCGCACTCGCCAACAGCCTGATGATCAGCGCCGACATGGCCCACGCTTATCAGCCCAATTTTCCTAACGCTTATGAACCTGGTCATAAAATCATCGTTAATCGGGGACCGGTCATCAAGATTAATGCCAATCACCGGTATGCCTCAACCTGTCTATCCGAAGCCGCCTTTATGCAGATTTGCCGGCAAGCCGAAGTGCCTTTCCAAAAATATGCCCATCGCGGCGATCTGCCCTGTGGCAGTACCATTGGTCCTATCGCATCGGCTAAGCTGGGCATGGCCACGGTCGATGTCGGTAACCCGATGTGGGCCATGCATAGTGCGCGCGAAAGCGCCGGCGTGCAAGATCATACCTATATGATCAAAGTATTGAACTACTTTTTTTCGAGCATATAG